Proteins from a single region of Thiomicrorhabdus sp. Kp2:
- a CDS encoding alanine--glyoxylate aminotransferase family protein, producing the protein MQSFNPPIRTLMGPGPSDIHPRVLSAMARPTIGHLDPAFVGMMDEIKELLKYAFQTENALTMPVSAPGSAGMETCFVNLVEPGDKVIVCINGVFGGRMKENIERFGGEAIVVEDEWGTAVTPSKVEDACKANPDAKIVAFVHAETSTGALSDAKMICKIAQDHNCLTIVDAVTSLGGVELKVDEWGIDAIYSGTQKCLSCVPGLSPVSFSEKALDKVRNRESRVPSWFMDLNLVMGYWGQGAKRAYHHTAPVNTLYALHESLVMLKEEGLEASHARHAAAHAQLKEGLTEMGIDFVVPEGERLPQLNSVVIPEGFDDAEVRGKLLNEYNLEIGAGLGALAGKVWRIGLMGDSARKEKVLFCLAALKEVLGK; encoded by the coding sequence ATGCAATCTTTTAATCCACCAATTCGTACATTGATGGGGCCAGGACCATCAGATATTCATCCAAGAGTGCTTTCAGCTATGGCTCGTCCTACTATTGGACATCTTGACCCTGCGTTTGTCGGCATGATGGATGAGATCAAGGAACTACTAAAATACGCTTTTCAGACAGAAAATGCACTAACAATGCCCGTTTCTGCGCCAGGTTCTGCTGGTATGGAAACCTGTTTTGTAAACTTAGTAGAACCAGGCGATAAAGTCATTGTATGTATCAATGGTGTGTTTGGTGGTCGCATGAAAGAGAACATTGAGCGTTTTGGTGGTGAAGCCATTGTAGTTGAAGATGAGTGGGGAACAGCTGTTACACCTTCTAAAGTGGAAGACGCTTGTAAAGCCAACCCAGATGCTAAGATTGTTGCATTTGTTCACGCTGAGACTTCAACAGGTGCATTATCGGATGCTAAAATGATTTGTAAAATTGCCCAAGACCATAACTGCTTAACGATTGTGGATGCGGTAACTTCTTTAGGGGGTGTTGAGCTTAAAGTGGATGAGTGGGGTATTGATGCAATTTATTCAGGTACTCAAAAATGCCTTTCTTGCGTACCTGGTTTATCACCAGTGAGCTTTAGCGAAAAAGCGCTAGACAAAGTTCGTAACCGTGAATCACGTGTACCAAGCTGGTTTATGGATTTAAACCTAGTAATGGGTTACTGGGGACAAGGTGCAAAACGCGCTTATCACCATACCGCACCTGTTAACACGCTATACGCACTGCATGAATCATTAGTGATGTTAAAAGAAGAAGGTTTAGAAGCTTCTCATGCACGTCACGCCGCTGCTCATGCTCAGCTAAAAGAGGGCTTAACTGAGATGGGTATCGATTTTGTCGTACCAGAAGGTGAGCGTTTACCTCAGCTTAACTCAGTTGTGATTCCAGAAGGGTTTGACGATGCAGAAGTACGTGGCAAACTGTTAAACGAATATAATCTTGAGATTGGTGCTGGTTTAGGTGCGCTTGCTGGTAAAGTTTGGCGTATTGGTTTAATGGGTGACAGTGCTCGTAAAGAAAAAGTGTTGTTCTGCTTAGCCGCATTAAAAGAAGTTTTAGGTAAGTAA
- a CDS encoding FAD-linked oxidase C-terminal domain-containing protein, producing the protein MDVIQALEEALNKNCVLSSEEACRPYECDGLSAYRQKPLAVVLPEDVEQVKQVLKICKAYNTPVITRGSGTGLAGGTLPLENSVILGLSKLNKILHIDPLQRTAVVQPGVRNITVSEMAAKYGLYYAPDPSSQVACSIGGNVAENSGGVHCLKYGLTVHNVTSLTVLDMDGEIIRFDEKDDGLDLLALLNGSEGLLGVIVEIKLKLIPKPEAAQLVMAAFKSVTECADAVTTVLKQGIIPAGLEMMDQFSIIAAEDFAKVGYPVDAAALLLCEVDGSHDQVRADSQRVADILREGGAYEIRISQNEKERIALWQGRKNAFPAVGRYSPDYYCMDGTIPRSRLAFVLDEISRLSEKYGLKVANVFHAGDGNLHPLILYDANKPGELEETEKFGAEILRLCVDVGGTITGEHGVGVEKLDSMCHQYPEAELEIFHGIKNVFDKTGLLNPGKAIPTLHRCAELGHMHVHNNQLPHPELERF; encoded by the coding sequence ATGGATGTTATTCAAGCTTTAGAAGAAGCCTTAAACAAAAATTGTGTCCTATCAAGTGAAGAAGCTTGTCGCCCTTATGAGTGTGATGGCTTATCCGCTTATCGCCAAAAACCTTTGGCAGTCGTGCTTCCAGAAGATGTAGAACAAGTAAAACAGGTCTTAAAAATCTGCAAGGCTTACAACACCCCTGTTATTACACGTGGTTCTGGTACTGGGCTAGCTGGCGGAACCCTTCCGCTAGAAAACAGCGTAATCCTTGGACTCTCAAAACTCAATAAAATATTACATATTGACCCTCTGCAACGTACTGCGGTTGTGCAACCTGGTGTGCGTAATATCACGGTTTCTGAAATGGCGGCCAAGTATGGTTTGTATTATGCTCCAGACCCTTCATCACAGGTCGCCTGCTCAATTGGTGGGAATGTGGCCGAGAACTCGGGCGGCGTTCACTGTTTAAAATATGGCCTAACGGTTCATAACGTAACCTCCTTGACCGTATTAGATATGGACGGAGAGATTATTCGTTTTGATGAAAAAGACGATGGCCTAGACTTATTGGCTCTATTAAATGGCTCGGAAGGACTATTAGGCGTTATTGTTGAAATTAAACTCAAGCTTATTCCTAAACCCGAAGCGGCACAGCTGGTTATGGCGGCCTTTAAATCGGTAACTGAGTGTGCCGATGCGGTCACAACCGTACTCAAACAAGGCATTATTCCAGCAGGCCTGGAGATGATGGATCAATTTTCCATTATCGCCGCTGAAGATTTTGCCAAAGTGGGTTACCCAGTGGATGCCGCCGCCCTTCTATTATGTGAAGTGGATGGCAGTCACGACCAAGTAAGAGCCGATAGCCAACGAGTAGCGGATATTCTACGTGAAGGTGGCGCTTACGAAATTCGCATTTCTCAAAATGAAAAAGAGCGTATTGCTTTATGGCAAGGCCGTAAAAACGCCTTTCCAGCAGTAGGCCGTTACTCGCCAGACTATTACTGTATGGATGGCACTATTCCACGTAGCCGACTGGCGTTTGTATTGGATGAAATATCCAGATTATCTGAAAAATATGGCTTAAAAGTCGCCAATGTCTTCCACGCGGGTGACGGTAATTTACACCCGCTGATTCTTTACGATGCAAACAAACCAGGCGAACTGGAAGAGACTGAAAAATTTGGCGCAGAGATTTTAAGGCTCTGCGTGGATGTCGGAGGCACCATAACAGGTGAACACGGTGTGGGTGTTGAAAAACTCGACTCTATGTGTCATCAATATCCAGAAGCTGAGCTAGAGATTTTTCATGGCATTAAAAATGTCTTTGATAAGACAGGCCTGTTAAATCCTGGTAAGGCGATACCCACCTTGCACCGCTGTGCAGAACTTGGGCATATGCATGTCCATAATAATCAATTGCCACACCCAGAATTGGAGCGTTTTTAA
- a CDS encoding FAD-binding protein has product MSIESSISHYADQIKQAAVDKKLLQIAGNQSKVPIYEDAELLSINDHTGIVSYDPAELVVTVKAGTTLADLSAVLAENNQMLGFEPPEYGNSTIGGTYACALTGPSRPFRGGLRDFVLGTQLIDGQGREMRFGGKMLKNVAGYDVSRMLCGSKGSLALVTELSLKVLPLLPERTYCITMPEGEAILLMNKMQGTALPLTGCAYFEGKFYYRVAGEHPEQDNRVEVSACSNDVWKTLNPFRPKLEPGEKLWRLDVESTNPAIENTIAVGMGGTRRWVASKNKPNHPYVTLWQSRFAPRNNDKPCVQRIKKGLKDVFDPHHIFKDL; this is encoded by the coding sequence ATGTCAATAGAAAGCTCAATTTCTCATTACGCCGACCAAATTAAACAAGCCGCCGTTGATAAAAAACTGCTTCAAATAGCTGGAAACCAAAGCAAGGTGCCCATTTATGAAGATGCTGAACTTTTAAGTATTAACGACCATACAGGCATCGTTAGCTACGACCCTGCTGAACTGGTGGTTACCGTTAAAGCGGGTACCACACTTGCCGATTTGAGTGCCGTGTTAGCCGAAAACAATCAAATGCTGGGTTTTGAACCACCCGAATATGGCAACTCCACCATTGGTGGCACTTACGCTTGTGCGTTAACAGGTCCTTCTCGTCCTTTTAGAGGTGGTTTACGTGATTTTGTTTTAGGCACACAACTGATTGATGGCCAAGGTCGTGAAATGCGTTTTGGCGGTAAGATGCTGAAAAACGTGGCGGGCTATGATGTCTCTCGCATGTTATGTGGTTCTAAAGGTTCTTTGGCTTTAGTCACTGAGCTGAGTTTAAAGGTATTACCGCTTTTACCAGAACGCACCTATTGTATTACCATGCCAGAGGGTGAGGCGATTTTGCTGATGAATAAAATGCAAGGTACCGCTCTGCCGTTAACAGGCTGTGCCTATTTTGAAGGCAAGTTTTATTATCGAGTGGCAGGTGAACACCCTGAACAAGACAACCGTGTTGAGGTGAGTGCGTGCAGTAATGATGTATGGAAAACTTTAAACCCATTCCGCCCAAAATTAGAACCAGGTGAAAAGCTGTGGCGTTTGGATGTTGAAAGTACCAATCCCGCAATAGAAAACACCATTGCCGTAGGAATGGGCGGAACACGCCGTTGGGTTGCGAGTAAGAACAAACCTAATCATCCTTATGTCACACTGTGGCAGTCACGTTTTGCGCCACGCAATAACGATAAACCTTGTGTTCAAAGGATTAAAAAAGGTTTAAAAGACGTTTTTGACCCTCATCACATTTTTAAAGATCTATAA
- a CDS encoding sensor domain-containing diguanylate cyclase has translation MQFLSHYSVKQFAIAAVIGALVVTTFATFQFIYLVGVVKPHLYILPFSVGSVSGLFISYWIQRFQLAQKNLQEKNEYLELVLEGSNLGLWDWYPQTNIVVFDERWCQLLGYKLAEIEPTYKSWESRVHPDDLEQCSKDIQKHMDGKTPFYRNVHRMQHKGGHWVYMLDRGRIVKRDAQGKPLRFSGTHTDITHLKQVEKSLERSNLKLKELSLIDGLTGLKNRRALDQQLKQSWGFLTRNQTPFSTLMLDIDFFKQFNDEYGHLAGDDCLKQIAEVLQTNVKRTNDIACRYGGEEFLILFSGVKADQAVEFSNAIREQVEALKIPHNGSQCSKYVTLSIGISACDKTHCNSPKDSISQADKALYMAKQQGRNRVKLFEADTDKENNKVKP, from the coding sequence ATGCAATTTTTATCACACTATTCAGTTAAACAATTTGCCATTGCAGCAGTGATTGGTGCCTTAGTTGTTACTACATTTGCCACTTTTCAATTTATCTATCTTGTTGGTGTTGTCAAACCACACCTTTATATTTTGCCATTTAGTGTTGGCAGTGTTTCAGGTCTATTTATCTCCTATTGGATACAGCGCTTTCAACTGGCACAAAAAAACTTACAAGAAAAAAATGAATATTTAGAGCTGGTGCTAGAAGGCTCAAATTTAGGGTTATGGGACTGGTACCCACAAACGAATATTGTGGTTTTTGATGAAAGATGGTGTCAACTTTTAGGTTATAAACTCGCTGAAATAGAACCAACATATAAATCTTGGGAGAGCCGTGTTCATCCTGATGATTTAGAACAGTGTTCTAAAGATATTCAAAAACACATGGATGGAAAAACGCCATTCTATCGGAATGTCCACCGCATGCAACATAAGGGCGGCCACTGGGTTTATATGCTCGACCGAGGTCGAATTGTGAAGAGAGACGCTCAAGGTAAACCATTACGTTTTTCAGGTACTCATACCGATATCACTCATCTTAAACAAGTAGAAAAATCATTAGAAAGAAGTAACCTTAAACTCAAAGAACTCTCTTTAATTGATGGCTTAACAGGCCTTAAAAATCGCCGTGCGCTCGATCAACAACTTAAACAGTCATGGGGCTTTCTCACTCGCAACCAAACTCCTTTTAGCACTTTAATGCTCGATATCGATTTTTTTAAGCAGTTCAACGATGAATATGGGCACCTAGCAGGAGATGACTGTTTAAAACAAATTGCCGAAGTACTACAAACGAATGTAAAAAGAACAAATGATATTGCTTGTCGCTACGGGGGTGAAGAGTTTTTAATTCTCTTTTCAGGGGTTAAGGCTGATCAGGCAGTTGAATTTTCTAACGCAATAAGAGAGCAGGTTGAGGCGTTAAAAATTCCTCATAACGGCTCTCAATGCAGTAAATATGTCACCCTGTCAATTGGAATAAGCGCTTGTGATAAAACACACTGTAATAGTCCAAAAGATTCCATTAGCCAGGCCGACAAAGCACTTTATATGGCCAAACAGCAGGGACGAAATAGGGTCAAATTGTTTGAAGCTGACACGGACAAAGAGAACAATAAAGTAAAACCTTAA
- the glcF gene encoding glycolate oxidase subunit GlcF yields the protein MQTQLPKDLLATETGQTADKILRSCVHCGFCLSACPTYGLLGDELDSPRGRIYLIKSVLEGNEVTTDTLSHLDRCLTCRSCETTCPSGVEYGHLLDIGREMAEEKGNRSLWQKVARFTIRKSLTTPWFFNLTIKAMPFLRHSKAVQFTVDELTLKQNLQDQADAMKSSVLLISGCVQPALAPNINQSSIKVLNRLGLNVLETPQEQCCGAVDHHLSGSDDAIKKVKANIDAWIHYLDQGAQAIISNASGCGVMIKDYAHLLREDSEYAEKAKRVAEHTFDIAEFLSKQDLSLFTNYKNQKVTFHSPCTLQHGQKLPGLVEDLLRRLGYRISHVTDSHLCCGSAGTYSIFQPKLSKQLRDNKLKNLQESNPPIIVTANIGCLMHLQKGTKTPVKHWIELLTNDS from the coding sequence ATGCAAACTCAATTACCTAAAGATTTATTAGCCACTGAAACGGGGCAAACGGCCGACAAAATTTTACGCTCTTGTGTACATTGCGGATTCTGTTTATCCGCCTGCCCAACTTATGGGCTACTGGGCGATGAGTTAGATTCACCACGTGGCCGAATCTACTTAATTAAAAGCGTGCTAGAGGGTAATGAGGTCACGACTGATACTCTCTCACATTTAGATCGTTGTTTAACCTGTCGTTCATGTGAAACCACTTGCCCGTCTGGGGTTGAGTATGGTCATTTATTAGATATCGGCCGAGAGATGGCCGAAGAGAAAGGCAACCGTAGCCTTTGGCAAAAAGTAGCACGTTTTACTATTCGTAAAAGCTTAACCACGCCGTGGTTCTTTAACCTAACCATTAAAGCTATGCCGTTTTTACGTCACTCTAAGGCGGTGCAATTTACAGTAGATGAGCTCACTTTAAAGCAAAACTTGCAAGACCAAGCGGATGCCATGAAATCGAGCGTATTGCTTATTTCAGGTTGTGTTCAACCCGCTCTTGCTCCAAATATTAATCAATCGAGCATTAAGGTTTTAAATCGCTTAGGTTTAAATGTCTTAGAAACCCCACAAGAGCAGTGCTGTGGTGCGGTTGATCATCACCTATCAGGCAGTGACGATGCCATCAAAAAAGTCAAAGCCAATATTGATGCGTGGATTCACTATCTTGACCAAGGTGCCCAGGCGATTATCTCTAATGCCAGTGGTTGTGGCGTGATGATTAAAGATTACGCCCATCTATTAAGAGAAGATAGCGAATATGCAGAAAAAGCCAAACGTGTTGCGGAACACACTTTTGATATTGCCGAATTTTTAAGCAAACAAGACTTATCACTTTTCACAAATTATAAAAATCAAAAGGTCACCTTCCACTCTCCCTGTACTTTACAACATGGTCAGAAGTTACCAGGCCTGGTAGAAGACCTTTTGCGTCGTTTAGGCTACCGAATCAGTCATGTCACAGACTCGCACCTTTGTTGTGGTTCAGCGGGAACTTACTCGATTTTTCAGCCTAAACTCTCTAAACAACTGCGTGATAACAAGCTTAAAAATCTTCAGGAATCCAATCCGCCCATTATTGTAACCGCCAATATCGGTTGCTTAATGCATTTACAAAAAGGCACAAAAACCCCCGTAAAACATTGGATTGAACTGCTAACAAATGATTCATAA
- a CDS encoding EAL domain-containing protein, which translates to MKKTTLYLLPLLILLVFAQGVHASQKLVLGVYQYQAKAAVQQQYQGFANYLSEALPNHDVELKVYTQEELLSALQKKQLQLLLVNPSLYEILRSKVALNGITATLQLFYGEQALDQLGGVIFTKKNNTEIQQLSDLVNQRIAIPSKNNTGAYRVPLYELYKAGIDYKKLGFIEVGDNDSVIESVLSGKANVGFVRTGILEQWLNANKLNLNEIRIINPLHQDEFPHIVSTTLYPEWPFIILPGLDENLNRDISVALFALRADNPAAIQAGIAGFVAPRDYFPFENLLRTLKLTPFDTQPEITPTELWQQYKNEITLFIALLLSITGLLILSEKRKHLISLQEKRLKKQTLIDEVLLDIPKYAETMDESQLMQYALDKIEKLSSSPISFIHAIDPKSGYIELMAWSHNTLKNYCHLENYETHYPISSAGVWAEAARKKQPVVINDYVTYEEKKGLPEGHAFLKRMISLPVIEHNEVVLIAGVGNKPTDYTQDDVNTFQLILNEIWRIVKEHRSNQQIMEQKNQFQRLLDDLGESYVVFSHSGQDGILNYVSASFSQVFEQPVETVLNRPWFTNIDWLPESIEIAQKSTNRLISREKTTDTFILKLTSPKSKTVKTLLVQHHGVYQDEKLVSIDGLVSDITNKTESEIRLKQAATVFESANEGILISDKNNLIVRANKRIEEITGYSEQELLGKNPKILSSGLQDKSFYQDLWQTLNDTGSWEGELYNRKKNGELYPERLKINTVLDDRQNTAYYIGLLSDITFEKEHQNELEKMAHFDALTNLPNRFLLSDRISQAIHAIQRSDEMIAILFIDLDGFKAINDTYGHQAGDFLLKTLADRILDSIRESDTVARIGGDEFVVVISSTKDQHEFSVIEQRILEETSSEVVYEEHSLQVSSSIGVVYYGHNYGKHLGSEQLLRLADQAMYQAKQQGKNTIQHYEWDNIQDKNELSQALNQGLFELYYQPKVNCHSGEVISLEGLIRWNHPQRGLVAPFEFLPQIEQFGLMDKLSEFIIQDGIQYLQTINQNRTNKIGISLNIHGNSLLHEAFINHLLASFLDSETISPNQLTLEILESSSLDKVEKIAHQISRLKEKGFKFAIDDFGTGHASLTYLKNLPVNEVKIDQAFIREIFNEPNSLSIIEAIKSMAEAFNISVIAEGVETEQHIELLLQLGIESMQGYAIGKPMSRTQTDIWLKEWKVNPTWKTLIEIAPQNKQLLKARLAHIAWVNKLQIVIADGTDENLTYDYSPKSCEFGLWLLNKGKELLKPEDYQAIDYIHQEIHRLAKQTIASSLLNIEEDTLALLTELKQKSAELNNYLLKIEI; encoded by the coding sequence GTGAAGAAAACCACCTTATATTTACTACCTTTGCTGATATTGCTGGTATTTGCGCAAGGGGTTCATGCATCTCAAAAATTAGTACTTGGCGTTTACCAATACCAGGCTAAAGCTGCCGTTCAGCAGCAATATCAAGGTTTTGCCAACTACCTTTCTGAAGCCTTACCAAACCATGATGTTGAGCTCAAAGTCTATACTCAAGAAGAGCTCCTTTCTGCCTTACAAAAAAAACAACTACAACTGCTCTTAGTCAACCCTAGCCTGTATGAAATCCTAAGAAGCAAAGTGGCATTAAATGGTATCACTGCGACACTACAACTTTTTTATGGTGAACAAGCGCTTGACCAACTAGGCGGGGTTATCTTTACCAAAAAAAATAATACTGAAATACAACAGCTTTCAGACCTTGTTAACCAACGTATCGCCATTCCATCAAAGAATAATACTGGGGCTTATCGAGTGCCTCTTTATGAGCTATATAAAGCAGGAATTGATTATAAAAAGTTGGGTTTTATCGAAGTTGGAGATAATGACTCGGTTATTGAATCGGTGTTATCAGGCAAGGCTAATGTCGGTTTTGTTCGCACTGGTATTTTGGAACAGTGGCTGAACGCTAACAAGCTTAATCTTAATGAAATAAGAATCATAAACCCATTACATCAAGACGAATTTCCTCATATCGTTTCAACAACGCTTTATCCAGAATGGCCATTTATTATATTGCCAGGGTTGGATGAAAATTTAAATCGTGATATTTCAGTGGCTCTATTTGCTTTAAGAGCCGATAACCCTGCCGCCATACAAGCGGGGATCGCTGGCTTTGTTGCACCAAGAGATTACTTCCCTTTTGAAAACCTTTTAAGAACGTTAAAACTGACTCCTTTTGACACTCAGCCTGAAATCACTCCCACAGAGCTATGGCAGCAGTACAAAAACGAAATCACCCTATTCATTGCCTTATTGTTATCGATTACTGGGTTGTTAATCCTCTCAGAAAAACGTAAACACCTTATCTCTTTACAAGAAAAGCGCTTAAAAAAGCAAACGTTGATTGATGAAGTTTTATTAGACATACCAAAATATGCAGAGACGATGGATGAAAGCCAGTTAATGCAATATGCCTTAGATAAAATCGAGAAATTGTCCTCTAGCCCAATTAGTTTTATTCACGCCATTGACCCTAAAAGCGGCTATATAGAACTGATGGCCTGGTCACACAACACGCTAAAGAACTATTGCCATCTAGAAAACTATGAAACACATTACCCTATTTCAAGCGCTGGGGTGTGGGCAGAAGCGGCGCGCAAAAAACAGCCTGTTGTCATTAACGATTATGTAACTTATGAAGAAAAGAAAGGCTTACCTGAAGGTCATGCCTTCTTAAAGAGAATGATTTCACTGCCCGTGATTGAGCATAATGAAGTGGTATTAATTGCGGGGGTGGGAAATAAGCCAACCGATTATACGCAAGACGACGTCAACACTTTTCAGCTTATCCTAAATGAGATTTGGCGAATCGTTAAAGAGCACCGCTCTAATCAACAAATCATGGAACAAAAAAACCAGTTTCAACGCCTTTTAGATGACCTTGGAGAAAGCTATGTGGTTTTTTCACATAGTGGTCAGGACGGGATTTTAAACTACGTTTCAGCCAGCTTTAGTCAAGTCTTTGAGCAGCCAGTTGAAACCGTATTAAACCGCCCCTGGTTTACCAATATCGACTGGCTCCCTGAATCCATAGAAATCGCTCAAAAGAGCACCAATCGACTCATCTCACGAGAAAAAACTACGGATACTTTTATCCTAAAACTCACCTCACCTAAGAGTAAAACCGTCAAAACTCTGCTTGTGCAACACCATGGCGTATATCAAGACGAAAAATTGGTTTCAATTGATGGATTAGTGAGTGATATTACCAATAAAACGGAATCGGAAATTAGACTCAAACAGGCCGCTACAGTATTTGAGTCCGCTAACGAAGGCATTTTAATAAGTGATAAAAATAATCTCATCGTAAGAGCCAATAAGCGCATAGAAGAGATAACAGGCTATTCAGAACAGGAGCTTTTAGGAAAAAACCCCAAAATACTGAGCTCTGGCCTTCAAGATAAGTCTTTTTATCAAGATTTATGGCAAACCTTAAACGATACAGGGAGCTGGGAAGGGGAACTTTATAATCGCAAAAAAAATGGTGAACTTTACCCAGAGCGTTTAAAAATAAACACCGTTTTAGATGATCGTCAAAATACAGCTTACTATATTGGATTACTCTCCGATATTACCTTTGAAAAAGAGCACCAAAATGAACTTGAAAAAATGGCGCACTTTGATGCTCTAACGAATTTACCCAATCGCTTTTTACTCTCTGATCGAATTTCTCAAGCAATTCATGCCATTCAACGATCTGATGAGATGATTGCGATTTTGTTTATAGACCTTGATGGCTTTAAAGCGATTAATGACACTTATGGACACCAGGCAGGTGATTTTCTTCTTAAAACACTGGCTGATCGTATTTTAGATTCTATTCGTGAAAGTGATACTGTTGCCCGAATAGGGGGCGATGAGTTTGTAGTGGTCATCTCCAGTACCAAAGACCAACATGAGTTTTCTGTTATTGAACAGCGCATTCTCGAGGAAACCTCTAGTGAGGTAGTTTATGAAGAACATTCATTACAGGTATCAAGCAGTATCGGTGTTGTTTATTACGGACATAACTATGGCAAACACTTAGGCTCTGAACAGCTACTGCGTTTAGCAGACCAAGCCATGTACCAAGCAAAACAACAGGGTAAAAATACCATTCAACATTATGAGTGGGATAACATTCAAGATAAAAATGAGCTCAGCCAAGCACTCAACCAAGGTTTATTTGAGCTCTATTACCAACCCAAAGTAAACTGCCACAGTGGTGAAGTAATTTCTCTAGAAGGTTTGATTCGCTGGAATCATCCTCAAAGAGGTCTGGTTGCACCCTTTGAATTTTTGCCACAGATTGAACAGTTTGGCCTGATGGACAAGCTAAGCGAATTTATTATTCAAGATGGCATACAGTACTTACAAACGATTAACCAAAACCGAACAAATAAAATTGGTATTAGTTTAAATATTCATGGCAATAGTTTATTGCATGAAGCGTTTATTAATCATCTATTAGCGAGTTTTTTGGATAGTGAAACAATCTCTCCCAATCAACTTACCCTAGAAATCTTAGAAAGCTCTTCTTTAGATAAAGTAGAAAAAATTGCTCATCAAATCAGTCGATTAAAAGAAAAGGGCTTTAAATTCGCGATTGATGATTTTGGCACAGGCCATGCGTCCTTAACTTATTTAAAAAACCTACCTGTGAATGAAGTCAAAATTGATCAGGCCTTTATTCGTGAGATCTTTAATGAACCCAATAGTTTAAGTATTATCGAGGCCATTAAATCGATGGCAGAGGCCTTCAATATATCGGTAATTGCCGAAGGGGTTGAAACAGAACAACACATCGAATTGCTTCTACAACTGGGCATTGAGTCTATGCAAGGGTATGCCATCGGTAAACCGATGAGCCGTACACAGACAGATATTTGGTTAAAAGAGTGGAAAGTCAATCCAACTTGGAAAACGTTAATAGAAATTGCGCCACAAAATAAACAATTGCTTAAAGCACGTTTGGCACATATTGCTTGGGTAAACAAACTTCAAATCGTTATTGCTGACGGTACAGATGAAAATTTAACCTATGACTATTCACCTAAAAGCTGTGAATTTGGACTGTGGTTACTAAATAAAGGCAAAGAACTCTTGAAGCCTGAAGATTATCAAGCAATAGATTATATTCATCAAGAAATTCATAGGTTGGCTAAACAAACAATTGCATCCAGTTTACTCAATATTGAGGAAGATACCCTAGCCCTATTAACAGAACTCAAACAAAAAAGTGCCGAGTTAAACAATTATCTTCTAAAGATTGAAATCTAA